A window of Sphingobacterium sp. SRCM116780 contains these coding sequences:
- a CDS encoding efflux RND transporter permease subunit, giving the protein MLKKFIERPVLATVISILLVILGIIGILKLPLQQFPDIAPPAVQVTALYPGANAETVLRAVAPSLEESINGVENMSYMSSTASNDGSLMITVYFKLGTDPDQAAVNVQNRVSQATSQLPSEVVQAGITTAKQQNSLIMVLDLYTEDEGKYDQTFVTNYAQINIIPELKRIPGVGQAMVFGGSKDYSMRVWLNPNQMATYKLTPEEVMAAIQDKNVEAAPGKFGENSKEAFEFVIKYKGKLNQPSDYENIIIRSNTDGSILRLKDVARVELGSYTYASHTRINGKAGLNIGVMQLSGSNANEIQIAIQKFMEKASLSFPKGVKYLVLYNTKDALDQSIDQVKHTLIEAFILVFLVVFLFLQDFRSTLIPAIAVPVAIVGTFFFMQLFGFSINLLTLFALVLAIGIVVDDAIVVVEAVHAKMEHEHLSPKLATTSAMSEITGAIISITLVMSAVFLPIGFMEGSTGVFYRQFAFTLAIAIVISAINALTLSPALCALFLKPAHHGHDDSKKLNFKERFFTGFNAGFDRLTKNYLGSLRFLIRYKWVAFSGLAIILILTVVMIRKTPTGFIPSEDQGFIAISLSMPAGASLDRTSSALKEAEQQLQQADFTKTLNVLAGFNILTQSTSPSAGVAFILLKSHEERGAIKDINAIMADVNQRLSKIKGANFFVFTFPTVPGFSNVDGLDMVLQDRTGGQLGKFSTVGQHFIGELMKRPEIMMAFTTFKADYPQYELQVDDIKAEQLGVSTKSILQTMQAYFGSAQASDFNRFGKYYRVMVQADVKDRTEPSSMDGIFVKNRLGDMVPINTLVKMVRVYGPETASRYNLFNSIGINAIPKPGYSSGDAIRAVEEVAAQQLPTGYTYEFSGMTKEEIVSGGQSTLIFILCLIFVYFLLAAQYESYIIPLAVILSIPTGIFGVFAAISVTDIANNIYVQVALVMLIGLLAKNAILIVEFAIQGRKRGLSIPSAALKAARLRLRPIIMTSLAFIVGMIPMMTAVGPSAQGNHSISIAAAGGMLTGVVLGLFIIPILFIFFQFIQEKISPLSKVEQESDRQAAIRIPIHTN; this is encoded by the coding sequence ATGCTTAAGAAATTTATAGAAAGACCTGTACTGGCTACCGTAATCTCGATATTACTTGTCATACTGGGGATTATCGGGATTTTAAAATTACCCTTACAACAGTTTCCCGACATTGCTCCCCCTGCGGTACAAGTAACCGCTTTATACCCAGGTGCGAATGCCGAGACGGTCCTTCGTGCAGTAGCACCTTCGTTAGAAGAATCGATCAATGGGGTTGAAAACATGAGTTACATGAGTTCCACAGCCAGTAACGATGGATCACTCATGATTACCGTTTATTTCAAACTAGGTACTGATCCCGATCAAGCTGCGGTCAATGTGCAAAACCGTGTTTCGCAGGCAACCAGTCAACTTCCTTCCGAAGTGGTGCAAGCAGGGATAACAACAGCAAAACAACAGAACAGCTTAATCATGGTACTGGATCTGTATACCGAAGATGAAGGTAAATATGATCAAACTTTCGTAACCAATTATGCACAGATCAATATTATCCCAGAACTTAAACGTATTCCCGGAGTTGGGCAAGCGATGGTATTTGGGGGAAGTAAAGATTATTCGATGCGGGTATGGCTCAATCCCAATCAAATGGCAACTTACAAATTGACACCAGAAGAAGTCATGGCGGCCATTCAGGACAAAAACGTCGAAGCAGCCCCTGGTAAATTTGGTGAAAACAGCAAAGAAGCGTTTGAATTTGTCATCAAATACAAAGGAAAGCTGAACCAACCAAGTGATTATGAAAACATCATCATCCGTTCAAATACCGATGGTTCCATATTGAGACTCAAAGATGTCGCTCGTGTGGAATTGGGTTCTTATACCTATGCCAGCCATACACGCATCAATGGAAAAGCAGGACTTAATATTGGTGTGATGCAATTGTCTGGATCCAATGCCAATGAAATCCAGATCGCGATACAGAAATTTATGGAGAAAGCTTCACTGAGTTTTCCAAAAGGTGTGAAATACCTGGTACTCTACAACACCAAAGATGCCTTGGATCAATCCATTGATCAGGTAAAACATACCCTGATCGAAGCTTTTATCCTAGTCTTTTTGGTTGTTTTCCTATTCTTGCAAGATTTTAGATCGACGTTGATACCTGCTATCGCAGTACCCGTAGCGATTGTCGGAACCTTTTTCTTTATGCAACTCTTTGGCTTCTCCATCAACTTATTGACGCTATTTGCGTTGGTATTGGCCATTGGTATTGTCGTCGATGATGCGATTGTCGTCGTCGAGGCTGTACATGCCAAGATGGAGCATGAGCACCTGTCTCCTAAACTGGCAACCACTTCGGCGATGAGCGAGATCACCGGAGCCATCATTTCCATTACCTTAGTCATGTCCGCTGTATTTCTTCCCATTGGTTTTATGGAAGGTTCTACAGGAGTGTTCTATCGACAATTTGCCTTTACCTTGGCGATTGCCATTGTAATTTCGGCCATCAATGCCCTGACGTTAAGTCCAGCACTTTGTGCGCTCTTTTTAAAGCCTGCACATCACGGTCATGACGATAGCAAAAAACTCAATTTTAAAGAACGTTTCTTTACCGGATTCAATGCTGGTTTTGATCGGTTAACCAAAAATTACCTGGGTAGCCTACGCTTTTTAATCCGCTACAAATGGGTTGCATTCAGTGGCTTGGCTATTATCTTGATCCTGACGGTCGTGATGATTCGTAAGACACCGACTGGCTTTATTCCATCGGAAGATCAAGGTTTTATTGCCATATCTCTTTCTATGCCAGCAGGGGCTTCCCTAGATCGTACTTCAAGTGCGTTGAAAGAGGCTGAGCAACAGCTGCAACAAGCTGATTTTACAAAAACCCTGAATGTATTGGCTGGTTTTAACATTTTGACACAATCTACCAGTCCATCTGCAGGGGTAGCCTTTATTCTGCTCAAATCGCATGAAGAACGCGGTGCTATTAAAGACATCAACGCCATCATGGCGGATGTCAATCAACGCTTATCCAAAATTAAAGGTGCTAACTTTTTCGTCTTCACTTTTCCAACGGTACCCGGATTTAGTAATGTAGACGGGCTCGATATGGTTTTACAAGATAGAACCGGTGGGCAACTCGGTAAATTCAGTACCGTAGGCCAACACTTTATTGGCGAACTGATGAAGCGTCCCGAGATTATGATGGCCTTTACGACGTTTAAAGCGGATTATCCGCAGTATGAACTGCAAGTGGATGACATCAAAGCAGAACAACTTGGCGTGAGTACCAAAAGTATCTTGCAGACCATGCAGGCATACTTCGGAAGTGCACAAGCATCCGATTTCAACCGATTTGGAAAGTATTATCGAGTTATGGTTCAAGCCGATGTAAAAGACCGTACTGAACCTTCTTCCATGGATGGTATCTTTGTTAAGAATCGCTTAGGGGATATGGTGCCGATCAATACCTTGGTCAAAATGGTACGTGTCTATGGTCCAGAAACTGCTTCCCGATACAACCTGTTCAATTCCATCGGTATCAATGCGATTCCAAAACCAGGTTACAGTTCAGGAGATGCGATTCGTGCTGTGGAAGAAGTTGCCGCACAACAATTGCCAACAGGATATACCTATGAGTTTTCGGGTATGACCAAAGAGGAAATTGTATCGGGTGGACAATCTACCCTGATCTTTATCCTGTGTTTGATCTTTGTTTACTTCCTACTTGCTGCGCAATATGAGAGTTACATCATCCCATTAGCGGTTATCCTATCCATTCCAACAGGAATATTTGGTGTATTTGCGGCCATTAGTGTAACCGATATCGCCAACAATATCTATGTACAAGTAGCCTTAGTCATGCTGATTGGATTATTAGCCAAAAATGCCATCCTGATTGTCGAATTTGCGATTCAAGGACGTAAACGTGGACTTTCCATTCCTAGTGCTGCCCTCAAAGCTGCACGACTACGGTTGAGACCCATTATCATGACCTCACTTGCCTTTATTGTGGGGATGATTCCGATGATGACTGCTGTAGGACCTTCGGCACAAGGAAATCATTCGATCAGTATTGCCGCTGCAGGCGGGATGCTGACCGGTGTTGTGCTTGGGCTCTTTATCATACCAATACTTTTTATCTTCTTCCAGTTTATACAAGAGAAAATAAGTCCATTATCTAAAGTAGAACAAGAATCGGATCGTCAGGCAGCTATTCGCATTCCAATCCACACCAACTAG
- a CDS encoding SusC/RagA family TonB-linked outer membrane protein: MSNYLPNKKQLFTMLLLRLNSPGINWKLRLGVLGLVGMSYQVSMAQTNATVSGVVRDSNGGALASATVTIENSANNFRQVTTTQADGTFLFNRIPEGQGYTIKVNSLGFKAKTLSNYTINAKDKVAISVSLDSDSEQLQEVVVTALGIKRDKKALGYTVAELKGSELTQGKEANVANALSGKVAGVQVSRAASGAGGSAKVLIRGNNSLIGNSQPLYVVDGVPIDNQNISAPNQSGGTDYGDGIGNINPDDIESMSVLKGPNAAALYGQRGSNGVILITTKSGKAGKTSFNFNTDYSVGNGLILPDFQNEYGQGLNGTFTHFRKDDGTIVPMSEALANNYSGTPKMSGGRDRTTRASWGPRMEGQTYEDMYGNVLQLNPAADTYQSFFQTEKQSVNNLSVDGGNEKLNYRFSYANTHVDGYIPTNTLNRNNFGLRTQGKITDKLHIDVKANYIMQEANNRPSLSDAPDNPAYLFISQPRSLSNAIASQYKWSANDVSKQLGFSGVYEGLEKTYATNSSTANPFWTIYENHNEDRRDRLIGLLRLSYDFAPWLKVSATGGTDFYTDQRFRYRPINTYQSLNKKGDIREEVIRSREDNYDILASSNFAVSEDIKMSLNFGGSHQNRYLRLTGNTGNQFIVPDLFVINNTTTNSYLFDLVESQINSAYLSGQFSFRDYWFVDFSARNDWSSTLSKENNSFFYPSVSSSLVLTDAFKWKSPTLSYAKIRASWAQAGNSGNPYQLTGAYSLNQFTHGGIPMASYTEIIPDPNLKNELTTSIEAGADFRLFKNRLSLSFTYYQAKTKNQILDVPISPSSLYVKNRINAGEISNKGFEFVIGGSPIKTDNFEWASQFNFNRNRNKVESLYPGVETFLLATDRGINVVAEVGKPFGQLKGTQFAWIKDEQGNRLIDPKTGLPLRTSGRVETDLGNAQPDWIGGFSNTLTYKGVSLYALVDIRQGGVIFSQSNREQIIYGTTNKTLEGRDGTYVAAGMIGKQDANGEWSSTGVQNSTQVTAQAYWNMVASDKEVMVSEEMINDMSYVAMREISLSYNLPKKFMPHQVIRNIKVGLYGRNLFYFQRKTDGFSPEASAFNVNNSSIGIESTSLPMMRTFGINLSVGL; the protein is encoded by the coding sequence ATGAGCAATTATTTACCAAACAAAAAGCAGCTATTCACCATGCTGCTCCTGCGATTAAACAGTCCAGGAATCAATTGGAAATTACGATTGGGCGTATTGGGACTTGTGGGCATGAGCTACCAAGTCAGTATGGCGCAGACCAATGCAACAGTCAGTGGTGTGGTTCGCGATAGCAATGGTGGCGCTCTAGCCTCCGCGACTGTGACAATCGAAAATTCAGCCAATAACTTTCGTCAAGTCACCACAACGCAAGCTGACGGTACTTTCCTGTTTAATCGTATTCCTGAAGGACAGGGCTACACCATTAAGGTCAACTCTTTAGGTTTCAAAGCCAAAACATTAAGTAACTACACCATCAATGCGAAAGATAAAGTCGCCATTTCCGTATCGTTAGATTCAGATTCAGAACAACTACAAGAAGTTGTTGTGACTGCCTTGGGTATAAAACGTGATAAGAAAGCATTGGGTTATACCGTAGCCGAATTGAAAGGAAGTGAACTCACACAAGGAAAAGAAGCCAATGTGGCTAATGCATTATCCGGAAAAGTAGCTGGTGTCCAAGTAAGCCGTGCCGCATCAGGAGCTGGAGGATCGGCCAAGGTACTTATCCGTGGTAATAACTCCTTGATCGGTAATAGTCAACCCCTTTACGTTGTTGACGGTGTACCGATCGATAACCAAAATATCTCCGCTCCAAACCAATCTGGAGGAACGGATTATGGTGATGGTATTGGAAACATCAATCCCGACGATATCGAAAGCATGTCTGTACTGAAGGGACCCAATGCCGCTGCTTTATATGGACAGCGAGGAAGCAACGGGGTCATCCTCATTACAACCAAATCGGGTAAAGCTGGTAAAACCTCTTTTAATTTCAATACCGACTATTCTGTAGGAAACGGCCTGATATTGCCCGATTTTCAAAATGAATATGGTCAAGGATTGAATGGTACCTTTACCCACTTTAGAAAAGATGATGGTACCATCGTACCTATGAGCGAAGCTTTGGCTAATAATTATTCAGGAACACCCAAAATGTCTGGAGGGCGTGACCGCACAACAAGAGCCAGCTGGGGACCTCGTATGGAAGGACAAACTTACGAAGACATGTATGGCAATGTATTGCAGCTCAATCCAGCTGCCGATACCTATCAGTCTTTCTTTCAGACTGAAAAGCAAAGTGTCAATAACCTCAGTGTAGATGGAGGTAACGAAAAGTTAAACTATCGTTTTTCTTATGCCAACACCCATGTTGACGGCTATATACCAACCAATACCTTAAACCGGAACAATTTCGGATTACGTACCCAAGGTAAGATTACCGACAAATTACATATCGATGTCAAGGCAAACTACATCATGCAAGAGGCAAACAATAGACCCAGTCTCTCTGATGCACCCGACAACCCTGCCTACTTATTTATTAGTCAACCTCGGAGTTTGAGCAATGCCATTGCTTCGCAATACAAATGGAGTGCTAATGACGTCAGCAAACAACTGGGTTTTTCAGGTGTATATGAAGGTTTAGAAAAAACATATGCGACCAACAGTTCGACGGCCAATCCGTTTTGGACGATTTACGAAAACCATAATGAAGACCGTAGAGACCGTTTGATTGGTTTATTACGTCTGAGTTACGATTTTGCTCCATGGCTTAAAGTATCTGCTACTGGAGGAACCGACTTTTATACCGATCAACGTTTTCGTTACCGACCAATCAATACTTACCAGAGTTTGAACAAAAAAGGTGATATCCGCGAGGAAGTTATCCGTTCCAGAGAAGACAACTACGATATTTTAGCCAGTTCCAACTTTGCTGTTTCCGAAGATATCAAAATGAGTCTTAACTTTGGTGGAAGTCATCAAAACAGATACCTACGTCTTACAGGAAACACAGGAAATCAATTTATCGTACCCGACTTGTTTGTGATCAACAATACCACAACCAATTCGTATCTCTTCGATCTTGTTGAGTCACAGATCAATTCCGCCTACCTATCAGGACAGTTTAGCTTTCGCGATTATTGGTTTGTAGATTTCTCAGCCCGAAACGATTGGTCTTCTACCCTTTCCAAAGAAAACAATTCCTTTTTCTATCCTTCTGTCAGCAGCAGTTTAGTCCTTACAGATGCATTCAAATGGAAGAGCCCAACCCTTTCTTACGCCAAGATCCGAGCATCATGGGCACAGGCAGGTAACTCCGGGAATCCTTATCAGCTCACTGGCGCTTATAGTCTAAATCAGTTTACCCATGGTGGTATTCCGATGGCTTCATATACCGAGATCATCCCTGACCCTAATTTAAAAAATGAGTTGACCACTTCCATTGAAGCAGGTGCTGATTTTAGATTATTCAAAAATCGACTATCTTTATCTTTCACCTATTATCAGGCGAAGACCAAAAATCAGATCTTAGATGTGCCAATTTCTCCATCCAGCTTATATGTTAAAAACAGAATAAACGCAGGGGAGATATCGAACAAAGGATTTGAATTTGTCATTGGTGGATCTCCGATCAAAACGGACAACTTTGAGTGGGCGAGTCAATTCAATTTCAACCGCAACCGCAATAAAGTAGAATCGCTTTATCCAGGCGTGGAGACTTTCCTATTGGCGACAGATCGGGGTATCAATGTCGTTGCTGAAGTTGGGAAACCATTTGGACAACTCAAAGGAACACAGTTTGCCTGGATCAAGGACGAGCAGGGCAACCGCTTGATCGATCCCAAAACGGGATTACCATTACGCACCAGTGGTCGTGTAGAAACCGATTTAGGCAATGCACAACCAGATTGGATCGGCGGATTTAGCAACACCCTGACGTATAAAGGTGTTAGTCTTTATGCCTTAGTCGATATCCGTCAAGGAGGTGTTATCTTTTCACAATCCAATCGAGAGCAGATTATCTATGGTACAACCAACAAAACATTGGAAGGTCGTGATGGCACCTATGTCGCAGCAGGCATGATAGGCAAGCAAGATGCCAATGGTGAATGGAGCAGTACAGGGGTTCAAAACAGCACACAAGTTACCGCTCAGGCTTATTGGAATATGGTAGCCAGTGACAAAGAAGTCATGGTATCGGAAGAAATGATCAACGATATGAGCTATGTAGCCATGCGGGAGATCAGTCTTTCATACAACCTACCAAAAAAATTCATGCCGCACCAAGTTATCAGAAATATAAAAGTAGGCCTTTATGGACGTAACCTGTTTTATTTCCAACGCAAGACAGATGGATTTTCACCAGAAGCTTCGGCCTTCAACGTCAACAACTCGTCTATCGGTATTGAGTCGACTTCTTTACCAATGATGCGCACTTTTGGAATCAACCTCAGCGTTGGCTTATAA
- a CDS encoding SusD/RagB family nutrient-binding outer membrane lipoprotein: MKTKTLKNIAYLGVGTFLLLGNTSCTKDFEKINTPPTSVTSVDPALLLSRVLRDGTFQESGEVPNNKFGSWVQHWAGGPVVPVSRYFEGPENLIWSQHFQLLRNIVQIKQELKGLENDPAGRSKLAIAEIYEVYLYQRLTDLFGDIPFSEITQSSTTINRTPKFDKQEDIYPALVQHLDAALAKLTAGDSSYGTADFFYGGSIDKWKKFGNSLKLRLGMRMRYANPSLAQQTVTTALSSEYGLLASNADNAAVATFNNAQAENQNPILRMFTTGSADLRYLANTLVNTLKTYDDPRLPLLAQPVTINGNTVYQGIGVALTDNELSQLIRANYSTPNKSTWFSLTAVAIPSYAMTYSDVCFYKAEAALLGWGATNSEAHTQFVNGVKAAFALPPYNLTSLPSTYEQQVLSFTGLTDAQKMEKIGTQKWIQLFGRNMEAFAEWRRTGYPVLTPGPNPGSTNGKIPRRGIYSSEEAELNEANYKEAVARLSNGDSFLSKVWWDKR, translated from the coding sequence ATGAAAACGAAAACATTAAAAAATATAGCATATCTAGGTGTAGGCACTTTTCTATTATTGGGTAACACCTCGTGTACAAAAGATTTTGAAAAGATAAACACACCGCCAACCTCGGTTACGAGTGTTGATCCGGCTTTACTGCTATCCCGCGTCCTCCGAGATGGTACATTTCAGGAATCGGGTGAAGTACCTAATAACAAATTTGGCTCTTGGGTACAACATTGGGCTGGCGGTCCAGTTGTACCGGTATCCCGCTACTTCGAAGGTCCTGAAAATCTAATTTGGTCTCAGCACTTTCAATTGCTCCGCAATATTGTGCAGATCAAACAAGAACTTAAAGGATTGGAAAACGATCCGGCAGGAAGGAGTAAACTCGCTATCGCCGAGATTTACGAGGTTTATCTGTACCAACGTTTGACAGATCTTTTTGGTGACATTCCATTTTCAGAAATTACCCAATCCAGTACCACGATCAATAGAACACCAAAATTTGACAAACAAGAGGACATTTATCCAGCATTGGTGCAACATCTGGATGCTGCTTTAGCCAAACTGACCGCAGGAGATTCCTCCTATGGTACTGCCGATTTCTTTTATGGGGGCAGTATTGATAAATGGAAAAAATTTGGTAATTCCCTTAAATTGCGATTAGGCATGCGGATGCGTTATGCCAATCCAAGTTTGGCGCAACAAACGGTAACGACTGCTCTTTCCTCCGAATATGGACTATTGGCCAGTAATGCGGACAATGCAGCTGTAGCCACCTTTAATAATGCACAAGCAGAAAACCAAAACCCGATCCTGCGCATGTTTACGACAGGAAGTGCCGATCTGCGGTATTTGGCAAATACACTTGTCAATACATTAAAAACGTATGATGATCCCCGTCTCCCCCTTTTGGCACAACCTGTTACCATCAATGGAAATACGGTATACCAAGGGATAGGTGTTGCATTGACTGATAATGAGTTATCACAGTTGATCCGCGCTAATTATTCCACACCAAATAAATCCACTTGGTTTAGCCTAACAGCAGTAGCCATTCCAAGTTATGCTATGACCTACTCCGATGTCTGCTTTTACAAAGCAGAAGCAGCTTTATTAGGCTGGGGAGCGACAAATAGTGAGGCACATACCCAATTTGTTAATGGCGTGAAAGCAGCCTTTGCTTTACCTCCTTACAATTTGACTAGCCTACCCAGCACCTATGAGCAACAGGTCTTGAGCTTTACAGGTCTGACAGATGCTCAAAAGATGGAGAAAATAGGTACCCAAAAGTGGATACAGTTGTTCGGTAGAAATATGGAAGCCTTTGCCGAGTGGAGAAGAACAGGCTACCCAGTGCTAACGCCAGGGCCAAATCCAGGTTCTACCAATGGGAAGATTCCAAGAAGGGGAATTTATTCCAGCGAAGAAGCTGAACTGAATGAAGCAAATTATAAAGAAGCCGTAGCGCGCTTGAGCAATGGCGATTCTTTCCTTTCCAAAGTATGGTGGGACAAACGTTAA
- a CDS encoding efflux RND transporter periplasmic adaptor subunit, which produces MKTQRLLHLQKTQALSFNSVKQINIVKAIYFISAICLYSCSTGTGKPAPPPPASLPVISIESGDETIYQEYPASIEASANIEIRPQVAGILERIYIDEGAKVTKGQALFKINDRPYQEQLNQAKANVLSAKAALESAALEVEKKTRLVNSKVLTDFQLKTAISARNAAQANVQLTISAVEAAKINVGYTLIRATSDGYIGRLQKKQGSLVSPADVEPLTALSDVKDLHVYFSLGENDFIAFKNNTAGSNLQQKLNNLPPISLVLSDQSTYDQTGKIDMVDGQFDKNTGAITLRATFRNPEGILRNGNTGRVRLQKKYNKTLLVPQMATLEMQDKIFVYTVNKENKVVQQPITIIGKSGSNYLVGTGVKEGDRIVYKGIDLLQDGQQITPQAVAKDSIN; this is translated from the coding sequence ATGAAAACACAACGATTACTCCATCTTCAGAAAACTCAGGCCTTATCATTTAACAGTGTTAAGCAAATTAATATTGTAAAGGCAATTTATTTTATCTCAGCGATATGCTTATATAGCTGTTCCACAGGTACTGGCAAACCTGCACCTCCCCCCCCTGCAAGCTTACCAGTTATCAGCATCGAAAGTGGAGATGAAACCATCTATCAGGAATATCCGGCCAGTATCGAAGCTTCCGCTAATATCGAAATCCGTCCTCAGGTCGCAGGGATTCTGGAACGTATCTATATCGATGAAGGTGCCAAAGTAACAAAAGGACAAGCGCTCTTTAAAATTAATGACCGTCCTTACCAAGAGCAACTCAATCAGGCGAAAGCAAACGTGTTGTCCGCAAAAGCAGCGTTAGAAAGTGCCGCATTGGAAGTAGAAAAGAAAACCCGTTTGGTCAATAGCAAGGTCTTGACAGATTTTCAATTAAAAACGGCCATCAGTGCTCGAAATGCTGCGCAAGCAAACGTACAATTGACCATCTCTGCAGTCGAAGCAGCTAAGATCAATGTCGGCTATACCCTAATTCGGGCGACATCCGATGGTTATATTGGTCGATTACAAAAAAAGCAAGGAAGTTTGGTTAGTCCAGCTGATGTCGAGCCGTTAACCGCACTTTCAGATGTCAAAGATCTTCACGTTTACTTTTCTCTTGGGGAGAATGATTTCATTGCTTTCAAAAATAATACAGCAGGGAGCAATCTGCAACAGAAATTAAACAACCTCCCTCCGATCAGCTTAGTCTTATCCGATCAAAGTACCTATGATCAAACGGGAAAAATAGATATGGTTGATGGACAGTTTGATAAAAACACTGGTGCGATCACCTTACGTGCGACTTTCCGTAATCCAGAAGGCATCTTACGAAATGGAAATACAGGACGTGTCCGCCTACAAAAGAAGTATAACAAAACACTCTTGGTACCACAAATGGCAACATTGGAGATGCAAGATAAAATTTTCGTGTATACTGTTAATAAAGAAAATAAAGTCGTACAACAACCGATCACGATTATCGGTAAAAGCGGCAGCAACTATCTGGTGGGTACAGGTGTAAAAGAAGGAGATCGTATCGTATATAAAGGAATCGATCTGCTACAGGATGGTCAACAGATCACGCCACAAGCTGTAGCAAAAGATAGCATCAACTAA
- a CDS encoding TetR/AcrR family transcriptional regulator, with protein MGSKERIQRQKDENKNNILDAALQIVKEEGWQALSMRKIADIIEYTAPMIYEYFANKDAILTELANQGYRLLAEQVKLAKSTQTDPEKQLEAMWFSYWDFAFEERELYQLMFGVGTACCGFEKTYKCAESHGKLISDVIREIMKEKNPEEELICRKYFTYWSIIHGLISINLVNKGNGDITNQQVLKDAIYGITRSLTD; from the coding sequence ATGGGTAGTAAAGAACGCATACAACGTCAGAAAGACGAAAACAAAAACAATATCCTTGACGCCGCTCTTCAAATTGTAAAAGAAGAGGGTTGGCAGGCATTGAGTATGCGTAAGATCGCCGATATCATCGAATATACGGCACCCATGATTTATGAGTATTTTGCCAATAAGGATGCCATCTTGACTGAACTAGCCAATCAAGGGTATCGCCTGCTCGCCGAACAGGTCAAACTGGCTAAATCGACACAGACGGATCCAGAAAAACAATTGGAAGCCATGTGGTTTAGCTATTGGGATTTTGCCTTTGAAGAACGCGAACTTTATCAATTGATGTTTGGAGTCGGTACGGCATGTTGTGGATTTGAAAAGACCTATAAATGTGCAGAATCCCATGGTAAGCTCATCAGTGATGTTATCCGCGAGATCATGAAAGAAAAAAATCCTGAAGAAGAATTGATCTGTAGAAAGTACTTTACTTACTGGTCGATTATACACGGATTGATATCGATCAATTTAGTCAATAAAGGCAATGGTGATATTACGAATCAACAAGTATTGAAAGATGCCATTTATGGCATCACACGCTCCTTGACTGATTAG